A part of Candidatus Dormiibacterota bacterium genomic DNA contains:
- a CDS encoding TIGR00730 family Rossman fold protein, which yields MGEESGERRTGGIVRRGVQRENEDRKLLERPEGAPEFLESDPWRVLRIQAEFVAGFDALATLGPAVTFFGSARVRPPDPMYDAARALAAELARRGFAVITGGGPGTMEAANKGAREGGGLSVGLNIELPFEQGLNEYVNLGIEFHYFFVRKTMFVKYAEAFVIFPGGFGTMDELFEALTLIQTGKIVHFPVIMFGSDYWAGLQQWIRDRVLAEGKISREDLDLMVVTDDIQHAADIVQQFYQRKVLEAQPRAEPKKSDAQ from the coding sequence ATGGGGGAGGAATCCGGAGAGCGGCGAACCGGAGGGATCGTCCGGCGTGGCGTGCAGCGGGAGAACGAGGACCGCAAGCTGCTGGAGCGGCCCGAGGGCGCTCCGGAATTCCTCGAAAGTGACCCCTGGCGGGTGCTGCGGATCCAGGCCGAATTCGTTGCGGGCTTCGATGCGCTGGCCACGCTCGGTCCAGCCGTCACCTTCTTCGGTTCGGCGCGCGTCCGCCCGCCCGACCCGATGTATGATGCCGCCCGCGCACTGGCGGCTGAGCTCGCCCGCCGGGGCTTTGCCGTCATCACTGGAGGCGGCCCGGGCACCATGGAAGCCGCCAACAAGGGCGCTCGTGAAGGTGGCGGGCTGTCGGTTGGCCTGAACATCGAGCTGCCCTTCGAGCAGGGCCTCAACGAGTACGTCAACCTGGGGATCGAATTTCACTACTTCTTCGTGCGCAAGACGATGTTCGTCAAGTACGCGGAGGCCTTCGTCATCTTCCCGGGCGGCTTCGGCACGATGGATGAGCTGTTCGAGGCATTGACCTTGATTCAAACCGGAAAGATCGTGCACTTCCCGGTGATCATGTTCGGCTCCGACTACTGGGCCGGGCTGCAGCAGTGGATCCGCGATCGCGTCCTGGCAGAAGGCAAGATCTCGCGCGAGGATCTGGACCTCATGGTCGTCACCGACGACATCCAGCACGCCGCCGACATCGTGCAGCAGTTCTACCAGCGGAAGGTGCTCGAGGCCCAGCCACGAGCCGAACCGAAGAAGAGCGACGCTCAGTGA
- a CDS encoding cytochrome c oxidase assembly protein, with protein MRRRHRAALAVGSLLSLAALLAPLSQLPQERLSLHMLEEMLVLAVVIPLLAYGVSPLLAGRAASRIHPVAGIVALNVVLFGSQLPAVVDLASKDPGFREAMQAGFMMGAFLFWWPVVRRDGLSPMAKIGYLMVAGVPPTIPGITLALSHHLFYQAYRSIDDQQLAGLLLFGTAKFALVAGTFVVLWRILTPQPEPPDRDDRPSPAGDLPPSAPAWLWRLEEELPAEAGRPRRPVPAGR; from the coding sequence ATGCGGCGGCGTCATCGCGCAGCCCTGGCCGTCGGGTCGCTGCTGTCGTTGGCCGCCCTCCTGGCACCGCTCAGCCAGCTTCCCCAAGAGCGCCTCAGCCTCCACATGCTCGAGGAAATGCTCGTGCTGGCTGTGGTCATCCCGCTGCTCGCCTACGGGGTCAGCCCGCTTCTGGCGGGGCGGGCCGCGTCCCGGATCCACCCGGTCGCCGGCATCGTGGCCCTCAACGTGGTGCTCTTCGGATCACAGCTACCCGCCGTCGTCGACCTCGCCAGCAAAGATCCGGGCTTTCGCGAGGCGATGCAGGCGGGCTTCATGATGGGGGCCTTCCTTTTTTGGTGGCCCGTCGTGCGGCGCGACGGGCTGAGCCCGATGGCCAAAATCGGATATCTGATGGTGGCCGGCGTGCCGCCAACGATCCCTGGCATCACGCTGGCGCTCTCCCACCACCTCTTCTATCAGGCCTATCGTTCGATCGATGACCAGCAGCTAGCCGGCCTGCTGTTGTTTGGCACCGCGAAGTTTGCGCTGGTCGCCGGGACCTTCGTCGTCCTCTGGCGGATCCTCACGCCACAGCCCGAGCCACCGGATCGCGACGACCGGCCATCGCCTGCCGGCGATCTTCCGCCCTCGGCACCGGCCTGGTTGTGGCGGCTCGAGGAAGAACTGCCGGCGGAGGCAGGCCGTCCGCGCCGCCCGGTTCCCGCCGGGCGCTAA
- a CDS encoding ATP-binding protein, producing the protein MRHTVVVLTRDQLEEIAVALAAVVAPVALTAVLLQLRTTSSQREYVFIYMAVVAVIAVLRGLWPALLAAAVSFLLVDYFFVPPVRTLTIADEQDLVNLAIFFGTAGVVGFLAGRRRQAQIRAQALASELRNANAELVRLNRDQAAAAQAAVRLARTEQQVQLLQQAEQELRDLLATISHELRTPIGTILTDSTNMLRTQEMNTSVRYRIEGIAAEARRLNRLLADMLSLARIESGALHLTLEPVQVGDAVAAAAERLKRAAPDRTVEWDPKQAGVSVLADWDSLGQIFDNLLDNANRFAPAGTPIAVQVAQEAPGQITIRVIDRGPGVPAAMRERLFNRFVKGPSSTGDGTGLGLAITRGLVEAHAGNIALEDGQPGETTFRFTLPEP; encoded by the coding sequence TTGCGCCACACTGTGGTCGTGCTCACGCGGGACCAGCTGGAAGAGATCGCCGTCGCGCTGGCCGCCGTCGTCGCCCCCGTGGCACTGACCGCGGTCCTGCTCCAGCTCCGGACAACCTCGTCGCAGCGGGAATACGTCTTCATCTACATGGCGGTGGTCGCCGTGATCGCTGTCCTTCGCGGGCTCTGGCCGGCCCTGCTGGCGGCGGCGGTCAGCTTCCTGCTGGTCGACTATTTCTTCGTTCCCCCGGTGCGGACTCTGACGATCGCCGATGAGCAGGATCTCGTTAACCTCGCCATCTTCTTCGGCACCGCCGGCGTGGTCGGCTTCCTCGCCGGGCGGCGGCGGCAGGCGCAGATCCGGGCCCAGGCACTTGCCTCGGAGCTGCGCAACGCGAACGCGGAGCTCGTTCGCCTCAACCGGGACCAGGCGGCCGCTGCCCAGGCCGCCGTTCGCCTGGCGCGCACGGAGCAGCAGGTTCAGCTCCTGCAGCAGGCGGAGCAGGAGCTCCGTGACTTGCTCGCCACCATATCGCACGAGCTGCGGACCCCGATCGGCACCATCCTGACCGACAGTACGAACATGCTGCGGACCCAGGAGATGAACACCTCGGTCCGCTATCGCATCGAGGGGATCGCTGCGGAAGCCCGGCGATTGAACCGGCTGCTGGCCGACATGCTCAGCCTCGCGCGGATCGAAAGCGGCGCCCTACACCTGACGCTGGAGCCAGTCCAGGTCGGTGATGCGGTGGCCGCGGCAGCGGAGCGGCTCAAACGAGCGGCACCCGATCGGACGGTGGAATGGGACCCAAAGCAGGCCGGCGTCAGCGTGCTCGCGGACTGGGACAGCCTTGGACAAATTTTCGACAACCTGCTCGATAATGCGAATCGTTTCGCGCCGGCCGGCACGCCGATCGCGGTCCAGGTCGCCCAGGAAGCCCCCGGTCAAATCACGATCCGGGTGATCGATCGCGGTCCCGGCGTGCCGGCCGCGATGCGCGAACGGCTGTTCAACCGTTTCGTGAAAGGTCCGTCCAGCACCGGCGACGGCACCGGGCTGGGGTTGGCGATCACTCGCGGGCTGGTGGAGGCCCATGCCGGCAACATCGCGCTCGAAGACGGCCAGCCGGGCGAGACAACGTTCCGCTTTACGCTCCCGGAGCCGTAG
- the kdpC gene encoding potassium-transporting ATPase subunit KdpC produces MTGSESIVRSLPSELLRAARLTLVVAVVTGLIYPFVITGVAQLVFHDQANGSLIVKNGQLVGSKLIGQNFTDPKYFFGRPSATANISDATKSDPYNTQNSAGSNLAPSNKVLIDRVSKAVGQIRKENDLPTGSLVPVDLVTTDFSGFDPDITEAGALTQVNHVATARNLDAAKVRALVEKYVQGRSFGVFGEPHVNVLALNMALDNGEAG; encoded by the coding sequence ATGACCGGTTCCGAATCGATCGTTCGCTCGCTCCCGTCCGAGCTGCTGCGGGCGGCTCGCCTCACGCTGGTGGTCGCGGTCGTCACCGGATTGATCTATCCGTTCGTCATCACGGGCGTCGCCCAGCTCGTCTTTCACGACCAGGCCAACGGCAGCCTGATCGTCAAGAACGGCCAGCTGGTCGGCTCGAAATTGATCGGGCAGAACTTCACCGACCCGAAATACTTCTTTGGCCGGCCGTCGGCCACCGCCAACATCAGCGATGCGACCAAGTCGGACCCATACAACACGCAGAACTCGGCCGGCAGCAACCTGGCCCCATCGAACAAGGTGCTCATCGATCGGGTCAGCAAGGCCGTCGGCCAGATCCGCAAGGAGAATGATCTCCCCACCGGCTCCCTGGTCCCGGTCGACCTCGTCACCACCGATTTCAGCGGCTTCGACCCTGACATCACCGAGGCCGGCGCGCTCACCCAGGTCAACCACGTCGCGACTGCACGCAACCTTGACGCGGCAAAGGTGCGCGCGCTGGTCGAAAAGTACGTACAGGGTCGTTCGTTCGGGGTCTTCGGCGAGCCGCACGTCAACGTGCTCGCACTCAACATGGCCCTCGACAACGGCGAAGCCGGTTAA
- a CDS encoding phospholipase D-like domain-containing protein, giving the protein MTASIEVTFLQDGAQPADKVAGELADFIGAAQRSLDIAIYDLNVTGGPADQVRTAIKAAAGRNVAVRLLYNVDFPNPIPVPPPSQSDTAFIASLGVPTKPVSGVPDLMHHKYIVRDGATDAATVWTGSMNWTNDSWTREENVILKIPSAALAAEYAKNFGELWETVRVEGSGKYDLAGVPVTYQDSPVKAHVFFAPGRGRQMAHVIADRIAHARRRIRVCSPVITAGVVLGTLGDLTHTAHPEFKGVYDRTQMAEVLGQWRVDPHAGWKGPAFQAVSTALPFASKVTTPYTPTSVHDFMHAKITVVDNTVFTGSYNLSHAGEDNAENLLALDSAPLADRFVEFVDAVFARYAQTPAAAPQ; this is encoded by the coding sequence GTGACGGCCTCGATCGAGGTGACGTTTCTCCAGGACGGCGCACAGCCGGCCGACAAAGTCGCAGGAGAACTCGCCGACTTCATCGGCGCCGCGCAGCGCAGTCTCGACATCGCCATCTACGACCTGAACGTGACGGGTGGCCCGGCGGACCAGGTGCGCACCGCTATCAAGGCCGCCGCCGGCCGCAACGTGGCGGTCCGGCTGCTCTATAACGTCGATTTCCCCAACCCGATCCCGGTGCCGCCGCCCTCGCAGTCCGACACGGCCTTCATCGCCAGCCTCGGTGTGCCGACAAAGCCTGTCTCAGGGGTTCCCGACCTGATGCACCACAAATACATCGTGCGCGATGGCGCGACCGATGCGGCAACGGTCTGGACCGGCTCGATGAACTGGACGAACGATTCCTGGACGCGAGAGGAGAACGTGATCCTCAAGATCCCGTCCGCGGCATTGGCGGCCGAGTACGCGAAGAACTTCGGCGAGCTCTGGGAAACGGTTCGGGTCGAAGGAAGCGGGAAGTACGATCTCGCCGGCGTCCCCGTTACCTACCAGGACAGTCCCGTCAAGGCACACGTCTTCTTTGCGCCAGGCCGCGGACGCCAGATGGCACACGTGATCGCCGACCGAATTGCACATGCTCGGCGCCGCATCCGCGTTTGCTCGCCGGTCATCACCGCCGGGGTGGTGCTGGGGACGCTGGGCGACCTAACGCACACCGCGCATCCCGAGTTCAAGGGCGTCTACGACCGCACGCAGATGGCCGAAGTGCTCGGCCAGTGGCGCGTCGACCCGCACGCGGGCTGGAAGGGGCCGGCCTTCCAGGCGGTGAGCACCGCGCTGCCGTTCGCATCTAAGGTCACCACGCCCTACACGCCGACCAGCGTCCATGACTTCATGCACGCCAAGATCACCGTGGTCGACAACACGGTCTTCACCGGCAGCTACAACCTGTCGCACGCCGGCGAGGACAACGCGGAAAATCTACTGGCGCTCGATAGCGCGCCACTGGCGGACCGCTTCGTCGAATTCGTGGACGCGGTCTTTGCGCGTTACGCGCAGACCCCGGCCGCTGCGCCACAATAG